One genomic window of Xanthobacter dioxanivorans includes the following:
- a CDS encoding ATP-binding protein, whose translation MTTPVERLSGLVVGVVESVAPDEVRVLLELDAPHATALNTGVPAGFPRLNGYLLIPNEAGATVAYITWIGIERSPYPKRAGLKDFGLIDLPFPLRKMSLSPVGTLTSRRDRASGTTVYELSRGVVAFPSVGDQVLIPTPSQVEAIVGARDDDKRVRIGSSPMASNAAIMVDPDKLFGRHLAVLGNTGSGKSCTVAGLIRWSMAAAEKAIQDAGKTGTPNARFIVLDPNGEYARAFADRGDELRLFRVPPVAEGERPLDVPAWLWSGHEWTAVAHAQPGAQRPLLMQGLRELKAGQTEGVPREAMIRRYLGSYSIRISAMLNTGTQAFAGAARPRFECARLLETIASDCSQFAGEVQVPASDALAAIATTTTGIVDSRRSGNYFNDFAIADLETVRSALDTLAQTLPDIGHAAPISEDAPQFFDVNILAEHLDRVATEQGGNLAGFISTLGLRIRGMLADQRLGAVIGRDPPTSFEAWLKDYVGDDGASNGQIAVVDLSLVPSEIVHIVVSVLARLIFESLQRYRRSHPKGQTLPTVLVLEEAHTFVRRGKDDDGPASSPTQLCREVFERIAREGRKFGLGLVLSSQRPSELSPTVLAQCNTFLLHRIVNDADQNLVARLVPDNVGGLLRELPSLPSRQAVLLGWAAPIPVLVEVDELPDAQRPQSADPDFWNVWTLAEERGVDWGAVSQAWSGAAQAQEPEE comes from the coding sequence CGCACGCCACGGCGCTAAATACCGGTGTGCCGGCTGGCTTTCCGCGGCTCAATGGATATCTGCTCATCCCCAATGAAGCCGGTGCGACGGTTGCCTACATCACCTGGATTGGGATCGAGCGCTCTCCCTATCCAAAGCGTGCCGGCCTTAAAGATTTCGGCCTGATCGATCTGCCATTTCCGCTGCGGAAAATGTCGCTGTCCCCGGTCGGAACGCTGACATCCCGGCGTGATCGCGCTTCGGGAACAACCGTATACGAACTCTCGCGTGGCGTTGTCGCATTTCCGTCAGTGGGAGACCAGGTTCTCATTCCGACGCCCTCACAGGTCGAAGCCATCGTAGGCGCGAGGGACGACGACAAGAGAGTCAGAATTGGATCCTCTCCGATGGCGTCAAATGCCGCCATCATGGTCGATCCTGACAAGCTCTTCGGCCGGCACTTGGCCGTGTTGGGAAATACCGGCAGCGGCAAATCATGCACCGTAGCGGGGCTAATTCGATGGTCTATGGCGGCGGCCGAGAAGGCCATCCAGGACGCCGGCAAGACCGGAACGCCCAATGCGCGGTTTATCGTCCTTGATCCAAATGGCGAATACGCCAGGGCCTTTGCTGATCGGGGAGACGAGCTGCGATTGTTTCGCGTTCCGCCCGTGGCAGAAGGAGAGCGGCCGCTCGATGTCCCTGCGTGGCTCTGGAGCGGGCACGAATGGACCGCCGTCGCTCATGCCCAGCCCGGCGCGCAACGTCCGTTGCTGATGCAGGGGCTGCGAGAATTGAAGGCCGGCCAGACGGAGGGTGTGCCGAGAGAGGCGATGATCCGCCGCTACCTTGGTTCCTATTCGATCCGGATATCGGCGATGTTGAACACTGGCACGCAGGCCTTCGCGGGCGCTGCGAGACCGAGGTTCGAGTGCGCACGACTCCTTGAAACGATCGCTTCAGATTGCTCCCAGTTTGCCGGTGAGGTTCAGGTGCCGGCGAGTGACGCACTGGCTGCAATTGCAACCACGACCACGGGAATTGTCGATAGTCGGCGATCAGGGAATTACTTCAACGACTTCGCTATTGCCGACCTAGAGACGGTCCGTAGTGCGCTGGACACGCTGGCTCAGACGCTCCCGGATATTGGCCACGCAGCGCCCATCAGCGAGGATGCCCCGCAGTTCTTTGACGTCAACATCCTCGCCGAGCACCTTGACCGGGTGGCAACCGAGCAAGGGGGAAACCTTGCGGGGTTTATCTCAACACTCGGACTCCGAATTCGCGGAATGCTCGCCGACCAGCGACTTGGCGCCGTAATTGGGCGCGATCCGCCGACTTCCTTCGAAGCCTGGCTAAAGGATTACGTGGGCGACGATGGTGCAAGCAACGGACAGATCGCAGTTGTCGACTTATCTCTCGTCCCATCCGAGATCGTCCACATCGTTGTTTCCGTTTTAGCTCGGCTGATCTTCGAATCGCTTCAGAGGTATCGCCGCAGCCATCCGAAGGGCCAGACCTTGCCGACCGTGCTCGTGCTTGAGGAAGCGCACACATTCGTTCGGCGCGGTAAGGACGATGATGGTCCTGCCTCATCTCCAACCCAGCTATGCCGCGAAGTGTTCGAGCGTATCGCCCGAGAGGGGCGCAAGTTCGGGCTTGGGCTCGTGCTTTCGTCGCAGCGCCCATCGGAGCTTTCTCCGACGGTGCTCGCTCAATGCAACACGTTTCTATTGCATCGCATCGTCAACGACGCAGACCAGAATCTCGTCGCGCGCCTGGTCCCCGACAATGTGGGCGGGTTGTTGCGCGAGTTGCCAAGTTTACCGTCCAGGCAGGCGGTTCTCCTCGGCTGGGCAGCGCCGATCCCAGTTCTGGTAGAGGTGGATGAATTGCCCGATGCGCAGCGACCGCAGTCGGCAGATCCAGATTTCTGGAACGTTTGGACGCTGGCCGAAGAGCGAGGCGTCGATTGGGGTGCAGTCTCGCAAGCATGGTCGGGCGCTGCTCAGGCGCAAGAGCCGGAGGAGTAA